A stretch of Lathyrus oleraceus cultivar Zhongwan6 chromosome 6, CAAS_Psat_ZW6_1.0, whole genome shotgun sequence DNA encodes these proteins:
- the LOC127092159 gene encoding geraniol 8-hydroxylase, which yields MEIHILLFFTTLSFIIFRFFLRRKKNKPPGPTGLPIIGNLHQLGPQPHSSLSSLAKIYGPIMSLRFGSVNVTVASSPTTAQEILQKNDQSFSNRLIPESVAAQPNVNDTLGWAPADPRWRNRRRICTTQLFTSQRLDLLQHLRHRKVEQLVQHLHKKAAERTTVDIGELAFATMLNLVSNTVFSEDLVDSEFESAGEFKELVWRIMEDAGKVNVSDYFPVLKRFDLQGVKRHVEVSYVRLHEIFDRMIRKRVVDRENSCDGGGGAVAGDFLDVLLDHCQQEEGSVFSVESIKPLILDLFIAGSDTSGSTTEWAMAELLHNPKIMKKARNEVTQIIGKSNQVKESDIPSLPYIQSIVKETLRLHPPVPLLLPYIASNDVEINGYTIHKGNQVLINVWSIGRNPEFWDDPLVFKPERFVDSNVDFKGRDFEYLPFGAGRRICPGIPLANRMIVLMLAVLLHSFEWELPEGVGPDTLDMREQYGITLKKLVPLSAVPISVVE from the exons ATGGAGATTCACATCCTGCTATTTTTTACCACCTTATCCTTTATCATATTCCGGTTCTTTCTAAGGCGTAAAAAGAATAAACCGCCGGGTCCAACCGGTTTGCCCATTATCGGAAACCTCCATCAACTAGGCCCCCAACCCCACTCTTCTCTTTCTTCCCTTGCCAAAATCTATGGCCCGATTATGTCTCTCCGTTTCGGTTCCGTTAATGTCACCGTTGCCTCCTCCCCTACAACCGCCCAAGAAATCCTCCAAAAAAACGACCAATCATTCTCAAACCGCCTTATCCCGGAATCAGTCGCGGCCCAACCCAACGTCAATGATACCCTAGGTTGGGCACCCGCAGACCCACGGTGGCGTAACCGTCGTCGCATCTGCACCACGCAACTATTCACTTCCCAACGCCTCGACCTTCTCCAACACCTCCGTCACCGGAAAGTTGAGCAACTAGTTCAACATCTTCACAAAAAAGCTGCGGAAAGAACAACAGTCGACATCGGCGAACTAGCTTTCGCCACCATGCTGAACTTGGTTTCTAACACGGTATTCTCTGAGGATCTTGTTGACTCGGAGTTCGAGAGTGCAGGTGAGTTTAAGGAGCTTGTGTGGAGGATTATGGAGGATGCCGGGAAAGTTAACGTTTCTGATTATTTTCCGGTGTTGAAGAGATTTGATTTGCAGGGTGTGAAGAGACATGTTGAGGTTTCTTATGTGAGATTGCATGAGATTTTTGATCGTATGATTCGAAAACGTGTTGTGGATAGAGAGAATTCGTGTGACGGTGGCGGCGGTGCGGTTGCAGGTGACTTTCTGGATGTATTGCTTGATCATTGTCAACAAGAAGAAGGCTCTGTTTTTAGTGTTGAAAGCATCAAGCCATTGATTCTG GATTTATTCATAGCTGGAAGTGACACATCAGGATCAACAACAGAATGGGCAATGGCAGAACTTCTCCACAatccaaaaataatgaaaaaagCAAGAAACGAAGTGACTCAAATAATCGGAAAATCCAACCAAGTCAAAGAATCCGACATTCCATCTCTTCCTTACATCCAATCAATAGTCAAAGAAACACTCAGGCTTCATCCACCAGTTCCACTTCTCTTACCTTACATTGCATCAAACGACGTTGAAATCAACGGTTACACAATTCACAAGGGAAACCAGGTTTTGATTAACGTTTGGTCTATTGGAAGAAACCCCGAGTTTTGGGATGATCCGTTGGTTTTTAAGCCGGAGAGGTTTGTTGATTCTAATGTTGATTTTAAAGGGAGGGATTTTGAGTATTTACCGTTTGGTGCTGGAAGACGAATTTGTCCGGGGATTCCTCTTGCTAATAGGATGATTGTTTTGATGTTGGCTGTGTTGTTGCATTCTTTTGAGTGGGAGCTTCCTGAAGGTGTTGGTCCGGATACGCTTGATATGAGGGAGCAATATGGAATCACGTTGAAGAAGCTTGTTCCTCTTTCTGCTGTTCCAATTTCTGTAGTAGAATGA